The genomic interval TTCTCCGCTGGCTTCACGCACGTACGCGACCGTCTCCTCGCTGTAGCCGCCGGCCTTGGCATCGTGGCAAAGGTCGCCCAGCACCGCGCCCGCTTCCACCGAGGCCAGCTGGTCCTTGTCGCCCAGCAGGATCAGGGTGGCCTGCGGCGGCAGTGCGTCGAGCAGGCAGGCCATCATCTCCAGGTGCACCATCGAGGCTTCGTCGACGATCAGCACGTCGACGTCGAGCGGGTTGCCGGCATGGCGGGCAAAGGCGCGGGTATCGGGCCGTGCGCCCAGCAGGCTGTGCAGGGTGCGTGCGGCGCCGATGCGCCCGGTCAGTTCGACCGGGGGGCAGCTTGTCGCCGACGCGTTCGGCCAGTTCGCCCAGCGCCTTGTCGATCGACTGTTTCAACCGCGCGGCCGCCTTGCCGGTCGGCGCGGCCAGCGCGATGCGCTGCTGGGCCCCGCCTGGCGCGGTCGCGAACAGCAGCGCCAGCAGGCGCGCCACCGTGTAGGTCTTGCCGGTACCGGGGCCGCCGGTGATGATCGCCAGCGAACCGCGCAGCGCGATCGCACAGGCCAGCTTTTTGCCAGTCGGGCTTTTCGGACGCGCGTCCTGATGCGAACAGCAGGTCGAGCCAACCGTGCACCGCTGCCGCGTCGACCGGATGCGCGCGCGCCGCGCGATCGCGGATGCTGCGCGCCACCAGGGTCTCGTCGCGCCAGTAGCGGCGCAGGTAGAGGCGCTCGCCGTCGAACACGAGCGGCTCGCCATAATCCAGTTCGCCGACCGTCCAGACTTCCTCGCAGGCGGAAAACTGCGCCGCCCAGGCCTTGGCGTTCTTCGGCAGCGGCACCACCGTACCGGCCAGGCCCTGCCACTGCTCGCTGCTCCAGCCCAGCAGGCCGGCCACGCCGTCACCGTTTTCCCCGGCGAGATCGGCCAGCTGCAGGCAGCTATGACCCTGCCCTTCGAGCTCGGACAGCACCAGCGCCGCCAGCAGCACGGGCGGCGCCACGGGCCCGAGCGAGGCGACGAAACGCGCAAAGGCGGTCGACAGGCGGCGCAGCTCGCCGGCCTCGGTAAGCCGGGCCGCTTCTTGCCACAAGGCGTCGGCCGACGCCGTCACTGGATTATCGTGTTTCATGGGTGGTCGTGAGCGAGCAGTTGGTCGAGGCCATCGAGCAGTTCGATATCGGGTTCGAGCAGGCAGCAGCCGTGGGTGGCCGGGTTGGCGATCCCGCGCAGGAACAGGAAGATCGCGCCGCCCAGCTGCTGCGCCGGATCGTAGGCGTCGCCCAGGCGGCTCTTGAGCAGCCGGTGCAGCGCCAGCATGTAGATCGCGCCACGGATGTCGTAGCGATGGCCGGCCATGCCCTCTTCCATCGCGCGCTTCGTATAGGCCGCGTCGCCGCTGCCCAGCGCGTTCGACTTGTAGTCCAGCACCCAGTAACGGCCTTCGTACTCGAACACCAGGTCGGCGAAACCCTTGAGCATGCCGTGCAGCGCGCGCTCGGGCAGGGTCGGACGCGGCGTGTTGCCGAGCAGGCGGCGGCGGCACAGGCGGTCGAGCGCGCCCAG from Massilia sp. Se16.2.3 carries:
- a CDS encoding AAA family ATPase, which gives rise to MTGRIGAARTLHSLLGARPDTRAFARHAGNPLDVDVLIVDEASMVHLEMMACLLDALPPQATLILLGDKDQLASVEAGAVLGDLCHDAKAGGYSEETVAYVREASGEELPSEFLGGGGPLAQQTVMLRHSRRFGGPIGQLALAVNAGDIGGAESVLRAGDAAVRWIDGAQQHRW